The following proteins come from a genomic window of Alicyclobacillus dauci:
- a CDS encoding glycine zipper domain-containing protein encodes MAMFEKVWENMFEGGSLWAGVINGGLAQVQDTVALTSGRMKADDYAVRSTRNVTTALGTMAGVEYGAVLGSAVLPGVGTIIGSIVGGIVGDQVGTFAGSQAGNMLFKRTRNYESPKQVKELTMSSSDASQTDEVSTVQ; translated from the coding sequence ATGGCGATGTTTGAGAAGGTATGGGAAAACATGTTCGAGGGTGGATCGTTGTGGGCGGGCGTCATCAATGGCGGGTTAGCTCAAGTTCAAGACACCGTGGCGCTGACAAGCGGCCGCATGAAGGCAGACGACTACGCAGTACGATCCACCAGGAACGTGACGACGGCCCTTGGCACCATGGCTGGGGTGGAGTACGGTGCCGTTCTCGGGTCCGCCGTATTGCCTGGTGTGGGAACCATTATAGGGTCCATCGTCGGCGGCATTGTGGGGGACCAGGTCGGCACGTTTGCTGGAAGTCAGGCCGGGAATATGCTGTTTAAGCGAACCCGCAACTATGAGAGCCCTAAGCAGGTCAAAGAGCTTACTATGTCATCATCAGATGCTTCGCAGACAGACGAGGTCTCAACGGTTCAGTAG
- a CDS encoding ABC transporter ATP-binding protein: protein MHSQWQGTGLGLGTGGSGSGGGNRWRMRELASQEHFDWSVIKRALRGFVPYWPRAILVALVILVTSIGGVIPAWLTQKIIDDGISKGRFSVVIWLTVTLVVVAIGTGLLGVWQNWLSTSIAQNVMADYRFALFRHLKRQTVQFFASNQSGDLVSRVMNDVTAIQNVITSTLVGLLSNVLTICTTLVLMFDMNWKMALLAVMVVPGFVFPTQRVGKKRQKLQGEIQQWLAKMTVQLSETLGVSGALLIRIFNRESHEEQHFSDANRKLRDLQVRQALIGRWLFMWLGMFSSVGPALLWGYGGWLVIHHRIGLGVIVAFTALLSRLYGPLSQLAQLHVSVLSSIALFRRIFALLDRKPEVEDGDTTIPENSVDGRIDVIGVSFSYNTDIEKDEGHAALKDIHLSVEPGQTLALVGPSGAGKTTLLNLIPRFSDPTSGRILIDGLDCRTLTLKSLRGQMGLVPQDPFFFHDTVLNNLHLANEHATLADMEAACRAAQIHETIATLPQGYHTVVGERGYRLSGGERQRLAIARVLLQEPRIVLLDEATSALDTVVERKIQDALAVLLAGRTAIVIAHRLSTILSADKIVVLDKGQIVATGTHTSLLLESPLYKRLYESQFGVERPERE, encoded by the coding sequence ATGCATTCACAGTGGCAGGGGACGGGGCTCGGACTTGGAACCGGCGGAAGCGGCTCCGGCGGCGGGAACAGGTGGAGAATGCGTGAACTGGCCAGTCAAGAACACTTTGACTGGTCCGTTATTAAGCGCGCCCTCAGGGGCTTTGTTCCGTACTGGCCGCGGGCAATTCTAGTTGCGCTTGTGATTCTCGTGACGTCAATTGGTGGTGTCATACCAGCTTGGCTGACGCAGAAAATCATCGACGATGGTATTTCAAAAGGCCGGTTTTCCGTCGTTATCTGGCTCACCGTTACGCTGGTCGTTGTCGCGATTGGCACTGGTTTGCTTGGCGTCTGGCAAAACTGGCTCTCCACCAGCATTGCGCAGAATGTCATGGCGGACTATCGGTTTGCGTTGTTCCGTCACCTTAAGCGGCAAACCGTTCAATTCTTTGCGTCAAATCAGTCCGGTGATCTCGTATCGAGAGTGATGAACGACGTGACCGCCATCCAAAACGTAATTACCTCCACCCTAGTAGGACTTTTAAGCAACGTTCTAACCATTTGCACGACGTTGGTTCTCATGTTTGATATGAATTGGAAGATGGCTCTACTCGCCGTAATGGTCGTGCCGGGGTTTGTGTTTCCCACGCAACGTGTGGGTAAAAAGCGCCAAAAGCTGCAAGGGGAAATTCAACAGTGGCTTGCCAAAATGACCGTTCAATTAAGTGAAACACTCGGTGTGAGCGGTGCTTTGTTGATTCGCATTTTCAATCGGGAGTCACACGAAGAACAACATTTTTCAGATGCCAATCGTAAGTTGCGCGATTTACAAGTTCGGCAAGCACTCATCGGCCGATGGCTATTCATGTGGTTAGGCATGTTTTCGTCCGTTGGTCCAGCACTCTTGTGGGGGTATGGTGGATGGTTGGTCATTCACCATCGAATTGGGCTGGGTGTCATCGTTGCATTTACAGCACTTCTATCGCGGCTCTACGGTCCCCTGAGTCAGCTTGCACAATTACACGTTAGTGTCTTGTCGTCCATTGCTCTGTTTCGGCGAATTTTTGCATTGCTAGATCGAAAACCCGAGGTGGAAGACGGCGACACAACCATACCTGAGAACAGCGTTGATGGGCGGATCGATGTGATCGGCGTCTCGTTTTCATACAACACGGATATCGAAAAAGACGAAGGACACGCTGCTCTAAAGGACATCCACCTGAGTGTGGAACCCGGGCAAACGTTGGCACTCGTCGGGCCAAGCGGTGCTGGCAAAACGACGTTGCTGAACTTAATTCCACGGTTTTCCGATCCGACCTCAGGGCGCATCCTCATCGATGGACTGGATTGTCGAACACTAACCTTGAAGTCGTTGCGCGGACAAATGGGACTTGTCCCACAAGACCCATTCTTTTTCCACGATACCGTATTGAACAATCTGCACTTGGCCAACGAACATGCAACACTGGCAGACATGGAAGCGGCATGTCGCGCAGCCCAAATTCACGAGACAATCGCGACTTTGCCGCAGGGCTACCACACGGTCGTCGGGGAACGAGGTTATCGCCTGTCCGGTGGAGAACGGCAGCGACTTGCCATAGCACGTGTCCTGCTTCAAGAACCTCGCATCGTCCTCTTGGATGAGGCGACCAGCGCCTTGGACACCGTCGTCGAGCGGAAAATCCAAGATGCCCTCGCTGTATTGCTGGCGGGGAGAACGGCAATTGTCATTGCTCACCGCCTGTCAACCATTCTTTCCGCTGACAAAATCGTTGTACTTGACAAAGGTCAAATAGTGGCCACAGGCACGCACACGAGCTTACTCCTGGAATCTCCCTTGTACAAAAGACTATACGAGTCTCAATTCGGAGTGGAACGGCCAGAGCGAGAGTAA
- a CDS encoding MFS transporter — protein MRMVDRTVLHLQIARTLRSVSQGIAIVDMALYLKDLHWSAAAIGGVFSTAGIVGALLILLVGVMSDKLGRKPFLLVYESLTVIAALLLTMTTNPVALTVIIVLTGFGRGQNGAAGPFTPAEQAWMASRVPRQVRGRVFSTNTALGFFGMAAGSIIGGSTHLWSKSLPGAQSFHPLFWFMFAFSVACLVTIASAPSDKRQLKSDMTDPVPTPETSESTSEQSSERSIRRQENKNMAKLAGVNMLNGLAVGFVGPMMSYWFATRFGVSSAQIGVTLALSFVFTGASSLVAGFLSQRFGMVKSVVWLQLSGVVMILVLPLMPSFTLASAIYIVRSAFSRGTQGVRSALSSSLTRDKRRGFSVSMNSLAMRTSSAVGPTLSGYMLDLGVFSVPFFLTGGLQLVSTLLYGRLFRSFDAPSDREQTHQA, from the coding sequence ATGCGGATGGTTGACCGAACAGTACTTCATTTACAGATAGCCCGGACATTGCGAAGCGTCAGCCAGGGCATCGCCATCGTCGATATGGCCTTGTACTTAAAGGATTTGCACTGGTCTGCGGCTGCCATTGGCGGTGTTTTCTCAACAGCCGGAATCGTTGGCGCGCTACTTATTCTACTCGTGGGTGTGATGAGCGACAAACTGGGTCGAAAGCCGTTTCTACTCGTATACGAGAGCCTGACAGTCATTGCAGCGTTGCTCTTGACCATGACGACAAACCCTGTGGCACTGACGGTGATTATCGTACTCACAGGATTTGGACGGGGACAAAACGGTGCGGCAGGGCCATTTACACCTGCAGAGCAGGCTTGGATGGCGTCGCGGGTGCCGAGACAGGTTCGGGGACGTGTCTTCAGCACCAACACAGCACTTGGATTCTTCGGTATGGCGGCCGGATCGATAATTGGTGGATCAACACATCTGTGGAGCAAATCACTGCCCGGTGCACAGAGCTTTCATCCACTGTTTTGGTTCATGTTCGCCTTCTCTGTTGCATGTCTGGTCACCATTGCCAGCGCGCCATCTGACAAGCGTCAGTTAAAGAGCGACATGACAGATCCGGTTCCGACACCTGAGACCTCTGAGTCCACATCCGAACAATCGAGCGAACGATCGATCCGCCGCCAGGAAAACAAGAACATGGCCAAACTGGCAGGCGTGAACATGCTGAACGGCCTGGCGGTTGGATTTGTGGGTCCCATGATGTCCTACTGGTTCGCCACGAGGTTCGGCGTTTCATCCGCTCAAATTGGCGTCACGCTGGCACTATCATTCGTTTTCACCGGCGCGTCTTCGCTCGTTGCCGGATTCTTGTCGCAGCGGTTCGGCATGGTGAAATCTGTCGTGTGGCTGCAACTATCTGGAGTCGTCATGATTCTTGTTTTACCGTTGATGCCGTCGTTTACCTTAGCGTCGGCCATCTACATTGTCCGATCCGCCTTTAGCCGCGGCACACAAGGAGTCAGATCGGCTCTCAGCAGCAGTCTCACGCGTGACAAACGGCGGGGATTCTCAGTCAGCATGAACTCGCTGGCGATGCGCACCAGTTCCGCCGTGGGACCGACTCTATCAGGATACATGCTGGACCTAGGTGTCTTTTCCGTGCCATTTTTCTTGACAGGCGGACTACAGCTCGTTTCAACACTTTTGTACGGGAGACTGTTTCGCAGTTTCGATGCACCATCTGATCGAGAGCAAACACACCAAGCATGA